The sequence GCCAGGGAGCCGGTGACCGGGTAGGCGATCCCGGCCGCTTCGAGCCGGCCGCACACCAGGTGCAGAACGGCAAGCTGGTCGTCCATACTGTCGGCCATACCGCGCTTAGTATACGGCGCAAGCGCTGTCCACGCGAACGACGGCGCTCGGATGTTGCCAGCGGCTCTTGGCGTCACTGCGGAGCAACGGCACAAAGCGAGCACTTTTGCGGCGTGCGACGGAGCGCAAAGAAGAGCACGACCGCACCACCGATCGCGGCAAAAATAATGAGCGTGTTGCGGATGGAATGCGGGTGTTTCGTGCGAACCGCCGGTACGGTTTGGTTCTGCACGCCTGGGGAGGCGTGCAGAACAGGGGTAGGGGCAGTTCTAGCGTATGCCGCTGCGGACGCCTCAGGCGCGCGGGGAGCTGTCTGTGCGCGCCCAGTTGCGAGGAGCACGATGGACGCGAGGATCATGACCATCAGCCGGAAGGCGGCAGATTGCGTTTTCATCCGTTACTCCCTAGGACGCACCGCCGGTGAACTGGGTGCCGAGGTTGATGGTCGGCGCTGGGCCGCAGGCGTTCGTACACTGGTCCACGACCTGGGCCGCCGCCGGATAGTTCGTGTACGGACCTATCGCCTTCGTAGTCAGCGTAAAACCTCCGCCGCTGGTGTATGTCGCCGTGATGTACGGCGAGGAAAGGCAATCGCCGACCAGCCCCTCCGCCATGGACTGAGAGGTGTCGAATGTTGTGTCGTGAGAATAGCCGCACGTGTAATCGCCAACGGTGATGCTTATGTAGCCGAAATCCGTGTAAAGTTGGCGGCGGCCTCTGCCGTTCGAGTAGATGCTGCCGGTGTCGGTCGCGGCGGTTCCCTGCGTACAGCTTGCCAACGCCGCGCCCATGTTGAGTCTGCGGCCGTCCGTTGCGTAGCCGAGAAGCTGCGGCTTCTGGTCCGCGGTGCCCTCAACGGTTGCAATCAGTGCATACGGCGACAATGGGCAGACCGACTCGAGCAGTGCGACCGCGCCCGCGACGATGGGGGCAGAGGCGGAGGTTCCGCCGAATAGCGCAGGGTTGTTGCCGGTTGTGTCGCCCAGGGTCGTAGTTAGCACGTTGGTTCCTGGGGCTGCAATGTCACCGCCGCTATCGGTGCACTGGCCCGGGCCCCAATTGGACGGGTTGTCGTCCTGGTCGCTCGCAGCTACGGCGATTTCGTCGCTTAGGTGATAGGCGACCGGCCAGCCTGGGGTGCTGCAATCGTCGCCAGTGCTCGCGGCAAAGACGACGCCCGTATCGGCTGTCACGAGCGCCATCTCATCCTCGAATGCCGAACCCTGAAGATCGGCGTGGCTCATGCTCGCGGCGGCGAAGCGCAACCCAAATTGCTGCGCGATCTGAATCGACGCGTCGAGCCCCCTGATTGCTGAGTCTACATCGCAGTACTGCGTGCAAATGCTTATGGGCAGCAGCGTCATGTTGTCGGCGGTTCCGGCGATGCCGACGGAATTGTTGCTCACCGCATCGGCCGCGCCGGATACGAGCGTCCCATGGCCCTCATTGTCGTATACCTGCCCAGTGCAGCCCGCCAGGCCAGCCATGGCGTTGTAGCCGTGGGCGCCTTGAGGGCAGTTGTAGGTAATCCCGAATTCATTGATCGTGTACGAGTGCGGCGCGGTCCACACATTTGCGGCAAGGTCGGGGTTGTTGTAGTCCACGCCGGTGCCGTAAATGACAACGATCTGGCGGGTCCTGTTCTGGTCGGCGTCCGCAATCGCCCACGCTGGCTCGGCGTTGACGTCGTAGCTGGCAATACCGCAGGTGGAACCATAGCACTGGCCGGTGTTTTTGAGAGCCCACTGCTGCGTAAAGTCAGGGTCGCTCGGATCGCCGGACATCATCGGGTGCGCCGATCTGGGAGCGCTTACCGCTGTGTTGTTCCCGACGTAGTCGGGTTCGACCTTCAGGACCCGGTCATCGTTGGTGAGCATTTGAATGAGCTGCGCCACGGTCAGTGTCGGCGATTTGACATCGTACCAGCCGGCGCCGCCGATCGGCTCCAGATAACTAGCCGCAGTGTTGAGCTTGACGGAGCTGAGCACGGCCTCCGAAGGAGGCGCCTTGAATTTCACAAGGACCTCATGCACGGCCACGGTGTGCGACTTGTATTGCGTTGTGGCTAGCTTTTGGATAGCAACGTGCTGCTGGGGGGGTAACGGTTGACTGGGACGCAAGGCAACTTGCGCTCAGCAGGAGTGAGGCCAGAACTAACTTGCTAGTCATGGGCAGGAACTCCTTTCGCTGCCCATGCTACTCCGAACGGCTCACGGCAGAGCACATAATTTTCAGGGATAAAGAATATCGACAAAATTGTGACGAAAGCACGCGTGCGGGCGCAAATATGCTCCTACAGCTTCTTTCCATGGGCGGGCTGCCCGGCGAGTAGGAATGTTTTCGGGAATGCGCCCTCGCCACACAGCTTAAAGGACCCAAAGTCCTTGTACCAGGGACCGCTGGGGGCTTCCGGACTGGAGCGTCTCCAGGCTTGCAGCCGCATTAAATCCTCCGCGCGGATTTTTCGGTCAGCCGCTCGCTCAAACAGGTGGTCGCGGAGTTCGGGCGGCAACCCATCCCATCGAATGGGCGGCATCAGCCCTCGAACGTAAGGCGCGCCAGCTCTTCTTTGATCTTTTTACGCCGTCGCGCATCATCACTGGAAGCGAGCTCATCGATCAGACCGAGATAATGGTTCCGCTGCCGCAGTTCTGCTTCCAAGCCCGTCTCCACTAAACGGGCTGCGGTCTGGCTCAGACTGGCGTTGTGCGACTTCGCCAAAGCTTCCAGTTGGCGAACGGTCGCGGTGGGCAGCAGAACGGCGTGGCGGCGCACGGTCGAGCGGCGGGGCATACGCCCATTATGCGCCGGCCGGGGGCTCAGCTTTGGTCCATGCTGCCGGTGACGCCGCGGAAGCCGTGGAGGGCCTGCTTGAGAAGGAACTTGATGACGCGACCGTCGTTGTAGGCCATGGCGACGTTGTGGTTGAGGGTCGAGAAGCAGGTGAGCGAGCAGGTCTTCTTCATCTCGTCGAGCTGGGGCTTTTCGAATTTGTGGGCGCCAACCGTGCCCCAGTCGCGCGAGGCGGAATAGAGCGGGAAGCAGGGGGCGAGCGAACCATCGACGCGGACGATGAGAGTGTTCTGGCCGGCGCGGCATTTCCAGGGGCCTTGCTGGCCGCGCATGAAACGCTTCATGGCCTCGAGGCGTTGAACGGAATCGACCATTTTGTAGCCGGACTTGTTTTTGTCGATGATCCAGTCGATGGTGGCGTCGACCGCGGGCCAGTCGTCGCGGGTGATGTAGGTTTCGTTGCGCTCCAGGTGCTTGAAGTCGCCATGGTCGGTCATGGGCGACTCGTTGATGTGGTAGTCGGTCGAGATGCCGTGATCATGGGCGATTTCGGTGAGCTGACGCACGTCGTCTAGATTGTTGCGGCAGATGTTGATGTTGAAAAAGACCGTGAAGCCGTAGCGGTACTGGCGCTTGCAGAGGTATTCGAAGTAGCTGCGGATGGGGGCGAGCGCCTTGGGCAGGCTGGGTTTGATCTCGACCGAATCGACGGCGAGATTGACGGTGGCGACGCCGGCATCGCCCAACTGATCGATGACCTCGGGGCGGAGCAGGCGGCCGTTGGTGGGCAAGTAGACCCACATGCCGCGCTTGGTGGCGTAATAGACGACTTTGTGGACGAACTGGGGCCGGAGCAACGGCTCGCCGCCCATCAGCGCCAGCACGCCGGTGCCGTTGTCGGCGAGCCAGTCGAGCGCGGCGCGGGCGACGGGCTCGGTCATGCCCTTGACGCTGTTGTTGTAGGCCCAGCAGTAATGGCAGTCGAGGTTGCATTTCCACTCGGTGAACAAGTAGGCGATGATGGGGTGAAAATTCCCGGGCATGACGCGCGAACGGACGTAGGGGAACAAATAGCCTTTCAGATCCCGGTACACATGACGCGCGCCCCAGTGACGCTGCGGTGGGGTGTCATAGGGAGGGGTGTTGAGATCCTCCTCGCGGGTAGCGTAAACGTCGGGGCGCTGGGGGAAGGGCGGATCTTCCAGCAGCAAGCCGGTCGGAGGCTGATAGGGCGCGGGCTTAGCCGCAGCGCCCATAAGAAAATCGTGCAAGCTTACGTCTAAACGATGTTGGGGAGGGGCGGCGGGTTCAGGCATGGACGAGGTTGCTCTCAGTTTCCGCGCGCAGTTCGCGTTCGAGTTCGGCCAGGCGCGCTGCGATGTCACTCTCGGCGGTTTGACGCGCTTTGCGGCGGTCGGCGATGTCCTCGCGGTAGCGGCGCAGGAAGTAGTCGATGGTTTCCACACGGATGCGAATGGAACCTGTCGGCTTGTTCTCGTCGAGATCCTTGAAGGAAAAGTAGGGCGTGCCGGAGCTTTCGATGATGCCTTCGACCACGCCGTAAATGGGCGCGTCGTGGCCGCACTTGAAGCTGGAAATCTCGAGCGCCACGAGATTGGGGTGGCGGGCGGTGAACTTGGCCGCCCAGACTTTGTGGTTGGTGGAGGCGGAGAAGGAATTCTTCCAGACGTCGGAGATGTCCAGCGGATCCTGGATGACGCCGGCGCGGACTTCGGCGCCGAAGAGGCGCTCGAGCAAATCTTCATCGAGCGGCAGCAGAGACTGGGAGAAGACGGGATAGCCGAGCTTGCTGAACTCATCGAGGATTTCGTGGTTGAGGCCGGGATCATGATGATACGGGCGGCCGAGCATGACCAGGCCGACGCGGTCTTCGCGCTCGAGCTGATCGAGAGTTTCGCGCGCGCGGCGGCGCATGTCGGTCTCATAACCGGTCATGGCGGCGAAGCCGGCCTCGACGGCGCGGACGTTTTCGTCTTCCGTGAGCGAGAGCATGGGATCGAAGGCCTTGAAGAGCTGCCAGGCGAGCAACTTGTGGTCCTGGAAATCGAGCACGGGGCCGAGAAAGCGCACACCGGCTTCGGCGAACAGGTTTGACTCCTTGATGAAGGCCGCCTTGGCGGTTTCCGGCGTGGCCGTCACCGTGGGACAGGCGTTGGAGCCGGTGAGATGGGTGAGCGGGGTGTGGAGTACGTCCACCATGGCAAAGAAGATAGCGTCCAGAGATTTTTTGGGATGCTTGACGCTGAGCAGGTTGTGGACGTGGGCGATGCCGATTTTGGCCGGGAAGCAGGGGTCGATGGCGCCGCGGCTGGAACCAGCGCGATAGAGATCAGGCGAGGTGTAGTCGGAGTAGACGATGTTTTCCGGCTTGATGCCCAAGGCCTGGAGGTAGCCGTTGTAGAAGGGCGCGTAGACGTAGGTGTTGAGGACGCGCGGGATGCCGATGCGGACCGAACCGCGCGCCCCAAACAGCAGGGCGCGCTGCTTGGCGGCCTCGGCGGCTTTGCCCCAGTGGAAGCCGGCAGCTTTAGGCTCTTCGGCCACGCAGTCCACGACGGGCGGGCGAAACGCCTCGTGGGCGGCGAGATCGACCAAGTTGGGGTTGGCGGCGCGCATTTTGTCGAGACCGGCTTTGATGTCTTTCATGGCGCCGAGTTCTTCGACCGTGCCCTTTTCGCAGGTGGCGATAATCAGGCGCTGCTCGCCCTGCAGGATCGGAACTTTCGATTTAAAGTTGGCGACCGGCTCGGGTTGGGCGTTGGCGATGGTCTGCACGTCGATGAAGGTGCGCAGGCAGTTGTTCTTGCAGAAGTAGCAGCGGGTGGCTTCGTTGCGGGTGGTGCGGTACTGGATGCGGGCGACGGCGTCGAGTCCGATGAAGGAAGTCTGTTTGCCGCGCCGCCAGAGACGCAACGCTTCGACGGCGGCGCCGATGGCGCCGGATTCGCCGCAGTGCTGGTGGATGATGATCTCGGGCGGCGCGGCGCCCTTGAAACTGGAACGGATGAAGTCGACTTCGGACTTCACCGCCGCGAGATTGTTTTGCGTGCCACCCTGAAGCACGAAGCGCGAGCCGAGGGCGGCGAGACTGGGAATGCCGGCGACGTAGAGGAAAACGTTTTTGGGCAGCACCGCGGCCAGGCCGGCCAGGATTTCTTCGGCGCGCCAGCCCTGGCGCTGGAAGCTGACGATGTCGGATTGCATGAAGACGGCGCAGCCGTAGCCGAACACGGGCATGGTCTCGGCGGCGAAGGCGATGTCGGCGTACTTTTCGACCGGGATGCCGAAGCCTTCGGCGGTGGACTGCAGGAAGTAGCCGTTGCCGGCCGAGCATTGGGTGTTGAGCTTGAAGTCCTTGACGCGGCCGTCTTTGAGGACGATGAGCTTGATATCCTGGCCGCCAACATCGACGATGACGTGGGGATCGTCGTAGAACAGCATGGCCGATTCGGTGTGGGCGACGGTTTCCACCAGAGCAACATCCGCATGGAGGACATCTTTGAGCATGTCCTTGGCGTAGCCGGTGGTGCCGGCGCCCAGGATTTCGAGGCGCGCACCGGAGGCTTCGACTTTTTCGCGCAGCTTGGCGCAGACCTCCATCGTGTCCTGAATGGGATTGCCTTTCGAGAGCTGGTAGACCTTCTCCAGCACCTGGCGGTGCTCGTCGAGCAGGGCGACTTTGGTCGAGGTTGAGCCGCCATCGAGACCGAGAAAGCCTTTGACGACGTCGCCGGAGGCAAAGGTCGCGGGCGTGAACGGCACCGGGCGGAATTGCTCACGGAAGGTTTTGAGTTCTTCGGGGTTTTCGACCAGGGCTTTGCCGCCGGATTTGAGCTTCTCCTGGTGGCGGCCGACGTCGAGGTAATCGAGCAGCGGCGCGGTGCCGGCGTAGACACCGACGTCGGCATCTTCGTCGCGGCCGAAGGCGATGGCGCCGAGCGCGGCGTAGTATTGAGCGTTGTCGGGCACGCGGATGAGATCTTCCGGTTTGGCGCCGGGCGGGATCTCGACGTGGCGTTCTTCCCAGATGCGGGGTATGTTGGCCTGCCAGCATTCGCGCAGGCCCCGGATGAACGAGTTGGGTCCGCCCAGCAGCAGCACGTGCGGCCGCAGGGTGTTGCCGCGCGTGAGCACGCTCAGGTTCTGCAGGACGATGGCTTCGAAGAGCGAAGCCATCAGCTCGTCATTGGGCGTGCCCGCTTTTTGCAGGCTGTTGATATCGGTTTCGGCAAAGACGCCGCATTTGCCCGCAACCTTGTGCAGCTTGATGCCGTGATAGCCCTGGTTGCAGAGATCGACCGGCGGGATTTGCAATTTGGCGTTGATCTTGTCGATGACCGCGCCGGTGCCGCCAGCGCACTTGTCGTTCATGGAGGGGATTTTCTTTTTGCGGCCGCCCTGCTCGCCATCCTTGAAGACGATGATCTTGGCGTCCTGACCGCCCAGCTCGACCACCGAATGCACCTCGGGATGCAACTGTTCGACCGCCAGGGCGACGGCCGTTACTTCCTGAACGAACTTGGCGCCGATGAGCGTGGCCAGCGGCCCGGCGCCGGAGCCGGTCATGAAGATGCGGTCGCGGCCGGCGGTGAGACCGGCGTCGGCTTCCATGCGGCGCAGGAACTCGAGGACCTTTTCCGGCTGCTTGGTCTCGTGGCGCTGGTAGTCGCGCCAGTGAATTTGGTCGGAAGATTCTTCGCCAACCAGAGCTTTGACCGTGGTTGAGCCGACATCGAGGCCAATCAGGAGGCGTGGCATCGCAGGGTTCCTTTCTGAACGGTGTTCGGTTTCCGTGTTCCGTGTTCAGTGCACAGTCGTGGGGGCTAGACCGCAGAGGCGGAGGTAGCGCTAGGTGCGGGCTCGGAGCGATGGCCGTGGGGAACTTTGTTGCGGAGATGGAGGACGAAGTTCGCCGCGACCGAGGTTACGCCTTCGGTGTGGGGGACGCGATAGAAGGGGCGGCGAAGCTCGGGATGAGCCTGGGTGTAGGCGCGCACGTCGGCGAGGGAGACGCCGGTTTCGCGCAGGATGCGCTCCATCTCCATTTTGGCTTTGACTTTGGCTTCGCCCAAGGCCATCTGGACGCGGCTGTGGGCGTTGACGGCGCCTTCCCCACTGGTTTCAATCGGCAGATAGATCATGTCGGGGAAACGGTTGACCACCGCGGATTGCGCGCCGTCGGACTGCGAAGAAGGCATGCAGCCGAAGGGCTTGAGGCCGAGCACCATGTGGCAGAGTTTGTGGGCGGTGTAGTAGACGTTCTTGCCGACTTCGAGATGGCCCTCGCCGCCGCGGGCTAAGTTGTTATAGAAGGGTGCGGCCACGCGCGCCAGCTCCTTTTGGGGCACGAGGTGATGGGTGATATTGCCCAGGCGCTTGGTCACGCGGTGATAAAACAGCGTCCACATGGCCTCGCCGATGACCAGCATCAGCCACTTCTGGCGGAATTTGAGCTCGTTGGCCAGCATCTGATGCGGCCGCCTCCAGGTCGCTTTGGGATGGGGCGCGTTGATATGGCGGTTGGCGATGGTGGTGATGCGGACCAGATGGATCATGTAGGCCACCCAGGTGGCGATGGGTTCGACGATCACCTGGGCGCCTTCCTCCTCGATGAAGCGGAACATATGGAAGTTGCCGTCACCTTCGGTGATCTGCGCCCAGAACTCGCCGGTGATCTTGACTACCGGCCGCAACCGGGTACGGTCCACCGCGATGGTATTCAGCTTGTCGCGGCACTCGCGCAGTGCCGAACGGAACTCGCGACCGTAGAGGTGGGAGTAGATCTTGCAAAGAATGCTGCCGGTGTCTTTGATTTTGGTGTGCCGGGCAAGCCAGGGCCTGATTGCTTTGGGGGCGCGCTCCATCAGCTCGAAGGGGTGCTGATTGTGGATGCGAGTGCAGAGCTGGTTGACGGCCTCGTCAAAGACGCGGTCGGTTTCGCCTTTGTTCACCTCGAAAGGACGGATTTGGTAGACCAGGTCGTTGATGGCGTCGCCCAGCAGCATGGCATTGAGCATGCTCATGCCAAAGTTGACGGTGAACTTCAGGCCGGGCTCGCCCGAGGCAGCCTTGATGCCATCTTGCTGCTGGAATAGCAGCACCCGGAAGCCGTCAAAGCCGGCGTTCTTCAGGGCATAGCGGTACTCGGCCTCGTACATGCCAAAGCGGCAGGGACCGCAGGAGCCGGCGGTAAAGAAGACGTAGTTGTCCACAATCTCCTGGCGCGGCACGCCTTCAGATTCGAGTTTTTGCAGGAACTGGACCAGATTGCCGACGGTGAAGTACGTCGGGTTGCACTGGCCGTTGTTGCCGAACTCCTTGCCCAACTGAAATGCCGCCACGTCGGGCACGGGCAGCACCACGCAGTTGTAGCCGTTGCCCTGAAACGCTGCCTGGATCAGGCGCTCGTGTTTCCAGGTCAGGCCGCCGAACAAGAGGGTGACGCGGTCGCGCTCCGCACCGGTAAAGGCACGTTCGATGGGGCGGTGAAAGTGCTTGGAGGCGCCGGGCTGGTCCTCGAGGCCAGCCTGCTGACGCAGCCGCAGCCGTTCGGCAGCCAGGCGCTGCGCAATGGCGCGCTCGCGTTCGGCGTGCAGGGCACCGGCGGAGGAGGCGGCCTGCGCCTTTTGGGCCTGGGCGGCGGGATCAAGCTGATCGAGAGAAACAAAGGCAGCGCGGGGCAAGGGCATGAGACTACTCCTTGCTTGCGCTTGATTAACGTGGCGGGCCTGGGGTTTCCTTGGGAGAAGGGAATAATTCTGGAGGCGCGGCGCCGGCGGGTTGCCCTGCTTCGCGCTACCGCGGGCTGGATGTCTGGCGCCGGCGGGTTGCCCTGCTTCGCGCTGCGCGGGCTGGATGCCTGGCACCGGCGGGTTGCCCTGCTTCGCGCTGCGCGGCTACGCAGGGCGTACAGCTATTTGCGCTTAGCGCAAATAGCTGTACGGATTCACCGGGGCGTGGTGAATGCGCACTTCGTAGTGGAGGTGAGGACCCGTGGTCCAACCGCTCTCACCGACATACCCGACGACCTCATCACGATCGACCTGCTGGCCGACGGCGACGGCTAAGCTCGACATGTGGGCGTAGAGGGTTTGCACGCCGTGGCCGTGATCGACAATGACCGTGCGGCCATAGCCATCCATGATGCCGGCAAACACCACGACGCCGTCGGCGGTGACATGGACTGACGTACCAAAGGGCACGGCAATGTCAATGCCGGCGTGAAAGGCGCCTTCTCCCTGGAAGGGATCGATGCGTTCGCCGAAGCTGCTGGTGATGCGGCCGCGCACCGGCCAGATGTCCGGCTCCCAGGCGCCCATGCGGTTGTGTAGGGGCAGAGAGGCTGCCATGGCGCGGGTTTCGAGCACCTGGAAGCTGCTGAGGGTGTCGGCGTAAATCTGGCTGGCCGGCACCAGGTTGGCCGAGGCGGCCAGAGGCAGGCCAGGGGTGCGGCTGGCGTTGCGGACGCGATCCTTGAGGCTGGCGTTGTGCTTGAAGTTGTACAGGGCGCTGACTTCACTGGCCAGACTGCCCAGGCTGGCGACCTCAGCTTTATAGGTATCGGCATCCTTGCGGGTGTGATCCAGCTGGGACTCGAGCAGGTTCTGGCGCGAGCGCAGCTCGTTGAAGGCCTGTACCTTGATGAGCATGCGACCGTAGGAGCCGGCAAAACCGGCAATCGTGACCAGACCCACGGCAGCACAGATGACAAACGCGACAACCCACCTTACCGGGATCGGGACTCGATCAACCTGGCCGTCCCAGTCATGGCGGACCATAAAGATGTAATAGCGTTTGCGCAAGGAAAGTCCGGAGGCGGCCCGGGGAGAAAGACATCCGCCATCAGTGACTCTAGCAATGACGCCGTCCGGCCGTCAATGGTTTGTTGGCTAAAGGGATATTTTTCAATCACTTACAGGATGCGTGGCGGTCAGCGGATCAGCTTGTCAGCGGTCAGCTTGAGCACGACACCGGCGGGGGTACGCGGGGGCGTAACCGCCTGCAGGCCAGAAGGCTCAGGAGTGGGGCGTGGCGGCGTAGCGCTGGCGGGAGGCCTCAATGAGGGCGTAGGCGTGGCTGCGGCCGAGCCAGCCCTGGCTGACGACGTCTTTGTACTCGAGAGTCTTGTAGGTGCGGAAGAAGTGTTCGATGAGGCGCAGCTCGTCTTCGGCGACGTGCTCGAGCTCGCGCACCTCGCGGTAGGTGCGGTCGTGGGTGGCGACGGCCAGGACCTTGTCGTCCGCGCCTTTTTCATCGCGCATTTTGAGCATGCCGATGGGGGCGGCCTCCAGCATAACGCCAACATCGAGGGGTTCGCTGATCAACACCAGCACATCGAGCGGATCGCCGTCCTCGGCGAGCGTACTGGGCAGAAAGCCGTAGGCGGTGGGGTAGAACATGGAGGCGTAGAGGACACGGTCGAGGCGGAACACGCCCAGCGTGACGTCGTACTCGTACTTGGCGCGCGTGCCTTTGGGAATTTCGACGATGGCGTTGACGCGCTCGGGCGCAGCCTCACCCAAGGGCAGATCTTTCAGGTTCATAACACGATAGATGGCATGGGCTCGCGCTGCGGGGCGACGTGAAGCTGGGGACGGGAGGAGCGCGGGGCGAGGGCGCGTTCGGCCGAAAGCAGGGCGAGGCTGGGCAAGTTGTTGTTTTCGCTCAGGTGGGCGAGCACCACGTGGGCGGCGGAGCCATCAAAACCGTCGCTGAGAAACTCGGCCAGGCCGGTATTGGACAAATGGCCGCGTCGGCCGAGGACACGCTGCTTTAACTCCCAGGGATAGCCGCCAGTTTTGAGCATCTCGAGATCGTGGTTGGATTCCACCACGGCGCAGTCGGCGTGGTGCAATTGCAGGCGGACGTTTTCGGGCAAATAGCCAAGGTCGGTGACGAACACGACGCGGACGCCCGCGGCACAGAAGCGGAAGGCGACCGGATCGGCGGCGTCGTGGGGAATGGCAAAGGACTGAACGGCGATGTCGCCGATTTGCCAGCTTGCGCCGGTGGCAAAGCACTCAACCCGCGGCAGGGCGTCGCCGGCCGCACCGAGAGCGGCGCGGGTGGCTCCGTTGATAAAGATCG comes from Acidobacteriota bacterium and encodes:
- a CDS encoding radical SAM protein — its product is MPEPAAPPQHRLDVSLHDFLMGAAAKPAPYQPPTGLLLEDPPFPQRPDVYATREEDLNTPPYDTPPQRHWGARHVYRDLKGYLFPYVRSRVMPGNFHPIIAYLFTEWKCNLDCHYCWAYNNSVKGMTEPVARAALDWLADNGTGVLALMGGEPLLRPQFVHKVVYYATKRGMWVYLPTNGRLLRPEVIDQLGDAGVATVNLAVDSVEIKPSLPKALAPIRSYFEYLCKRQYRYGFTVFFNINICRNNLDDVRQLTEIAHDHGISTDYHINESPMTDHGDFKHLERNETYITRDDWPAVDATIDWIIDKNKSGYKMVDSVQRLEAMKRFMRGQQGPWKCRAGQNTLIVRVDGSLAPCFPLYSASRDWGTVGAHKFEKPQLDEMKKTCSLTCFSTLNHNVAMAYNDGRVIKFLLKQALHGFRGVTGSMDQS
- a CDS encoding CoA activase — translated: MPRLLIGLDVGSTTVKALVGEESSDQIHWRDYQRHETKQPEKVLEFLRRMEADAGLTAGRDRIFMTGSGAGPLATLIGAKFVQEVTAVALAVEQLHPEVHSVVELGGQDAKIIVFKDGEQGGRKKKIPSMNDKCAGGTGAVIDKINAKLQIPPVDLCNQGYHGIKLHKVAGKCGVFAETDINSLQKAGTPNDELMASLFEAIVLQNLSVLTRGNTLRPHVLLLGGPNSFIRGLRECWQANIPRIWEERHVEIPPGAKPEDLIRVPDNAQYYAALGAIAFGRDEDADVGVYAGTAPLLDYLDVGRHQEKLKSGGKALVENPEELKTFREQFRPVPFTPATFASGDVVKGFLGLDGGSTSTKVALLDEHRQVLEKVYQLSKGNPIQDTMEVCAKLREKVEASGARLEILGAGTTGYAKDMLKDVLHADVALVETVAHTESAMLFYDDPHVIVDVGGQDIKLIVLKDGRVKDFKLNTQCSAGNGYFLQSTAEGFGIPVEKYADIAFAAETMPVFGYGCAVFMQSDIVSFQRQGWRAEEILAGLAAVLPKNVFLYVAGIPSLAALGSRFVLQGGTQNNLAAVKSEVDFIRSSFKGAAPPEIIIHQHCGESGAIGAAVEALRLWRRGKQTSFIGLDAVARIQYRTTRNEATRCYFCKNNCLRTFIDVQTIANAQPEPVANFKSKVPILQGEQRLIIATCEKGTVEELGAMKDIKAGLDKMRAANPNLVDLAAHEAFRPPVVDCVAEEPKAAGFHWGKAAEAAKQRALLFGARGSVRIGIPRVLNTYVYAPFYNGYLQALGIKPENIVYSDYTSPDLYRAGSSRGAIDPCFPAKIGIAHVHNLLSVKHPKKSLDAIFFAMVDVLHTPLTHLTGSNACPTVTATPETAKAAFIKESNLFAEAGVRFLGPVLDFQDHKLLAWQLFKAFDPMLSLTEDENVRAVEAGFAAMTGYETDMRRRARETLDQLEREDRVGLVMLGRPYHHDPGLNHEILDEFSKLGYPVFSQSLLPLDEDLLERLFGAEVRAGVIQDPLDISDVWKNSFSASTNHKVWAAKFTARHPNLVALEISSFKCGHDAPIYGVVEGIIESSGTPYFSFKDLDENKPTGSIRIRVETIDYFLRRYREDIADRRKARQTAESDIAARLAELERELRAETESNLVHA
- a CDS encoding activator of (R)-2-hydroxyglutaryl-CoA dehydratase; translation: MPLPRAAFVSLDQLDPAAQAQKAQAASSAGALHAERERAIAQRLAAERLRLRQQAGLEDQPGASKHFHRPIERAFTGAERDRVTLLFGGLTWKHERLIQAAFQGNGYNCVVLPVPDVAAFQLGKEFGNNGQCNPTYFTVGNLVQFLQKLESEGVPRQEIVDNYVFFTAGSCGPCRFGMYEAEYRYALKNAGFDGFRVLLFQQQDGIKAASGEPGLKFTVNFGMSMLNAMLLGDAINDLVYQIRPFEVNKGETDRVFDEAVNQLCTRIHNQHPFELMERAPKAIRPWLARHTKIKDTGSILCKIYSHLYGREFRSALRECRDKLNTIAVDRTRLRPVVKITGEFWAQITEGDGNFHMFRFIEEEGAQVIVEPIATWVAYMIHLVRITTIANRHINAPHPKATWRRPHQMLANELKFRQKWLMLVIGEAMWTLFYHRVTKRLGNITHHLVPQKELARVAAPFYNNLARGGEGHLEVGKNVYYTAHKLCHMVLGLKPFGCMPSSQSDGAQSAVVNRFPDMIYLPIETSGEGAVNAHSRVQMALGEAKVKAKMEMERILRETGVSLADVRAYTQAHPELRRPFYRVPHTEGVTSVAANFVLHLRNKVPHGHRSEPAPSATSASAV
- a CDS encoding M23 family metallopeptidase; amino-acid sequence: MVRHDWDGQVDRVPIPVRWVVAFVICAAVGLVTIAGFAGSYGRMLIKVQAFNELRSRQNLLESQLDHTRKDADTYKAEVASLGSLASEVSALYNFKHNASLKDRVRNASRTPGLPLAASANLVPASQIYADTLSSFQVLETRAMAASLPLHNRMGAWEPDIWPVRGRITSSFGERIDPFQGEGAFHAGIDIAVPFGTSVHVTADGVVVFAGIMDGYGRTVIVDHGHGVQTLYAHMSSLAVAVGQQVDRDEVVGYVGESGWTTGPHLHYEVRIHHAPVNPYSYLR
- a CDS encoding inorganic diphosphatase, whose product is MNLKDLPLGEAAPERVNAIVEIPKGTRAKYEYDVTLGVFRLDRVLYASMFYPTAYGFLPSTLAEDGDPLDVLVLISEPLDVGVMLEAAPIGMLKMRDEKGADDKVLAVATHDRTYREVRELEHVAEDELRLIEHFFRTYKTLEYKDVVSQGWLGRSHAYALIEASRQRYAATPHS
- a CDS encoding MBL fold metallo-hydrolase, which produces MSVRLTILGSGSRGNAAILATESTCLLLDAGFSRRELLRRMMLAGIAPERLDAVLITHEHSDHVAGLPRLAAKFPVPIFINGATRAALGAAGDALPRVECFATGASWQIGDIAVQSFAIPHDAADPVAFRFCAAGVRVVFVTDLGYLPENVRLQLHHADCAVVESNHDLEMLKTGGYPWELKQRVLGRRGHLSNTGLAEFLSDGFDGSAAHVVLAHLSENNNLPSLALLSAERALAPRSSRPQLHVAPQREPMPSIVL